A region of Syntrophorhabdaceae bacterium DNA encodes the following proteins:
- a CDS encoding cobalamin-dependent protein (Presence of a B(12) (cobalamin)-binding domain implies dependence on cobalamin itself, in one of its several forms, or in some unusual lineages, dependence on a cobalamin-like analog.), which translates to MCIGDRPIFTCHSQLFSTILSSVKVLLVQPPIEDFYDTPIRTYPLALLYLAAAIKDVCDVSVADFRSNKKRMLKAHPFPELTAFYRRDAYTPLSLFHSYYRFGMSREEIRTYMQEDKPDVVAISSLFTTYAEEALDVAAIAKQIDPAIVTIMGGTHPTVFPRHCLSSPFVDYVVRGEGETPLNELIGALDTGERGLIRIPGVCSKDRAGMHISQISFEDTIDLTPERRLINSRDYRIARHTYSFMLTSRGCPFHCAFCGKPPVP; encoded by the coding sequence ATGTGCATAGGGGATCGGCCCATATTTACGTGTCATTCTCAGCTTTTTTCGACTATACTGTCTTCCGTGAAAGTGCTCCTCGTACAACCTCCTATCGAGGATTTCTACGATACGCCCATACGGACATATCCACTCGCGCTTCTCTATCTTGCCGCCGCCATCAAGGATGTCTGTGATGTGTCCGTAGCCGATTTCAGAAGCAACAAGAAGAGGATGCTCAAGGCGCATCCGTTCCCCGAACTCACAGCTTTCTACCGTCGCGATGCGTATACACCTCTGTCCCTTTTTCACTCCTATTATCGTTTTGGCATGAGCCGGGAAGAGATAAGAACATACATGCAAGAAGACAAGCCCGATGTGGTAGCCATATCATCCCTGTTTACCACCTATGCCGAGGAGGCCCTTGATGTGGCGGCTATCGCGAAACAGATCGATCCGGCAATCGTCACGATCATGGGTGGAACCCATCCGACTGTCTTTCCGAGGCACTGCCTCAGCTCTCCTTTCGTCGATTATGTGGTCCGGGGTGAAGGTGAGACGCCCCTTAATGAGCTCATCGGCGCGCTTGATACCGGCGAGAGAGGCTTAATCCGTATACCCGGGGTCTGTTCTAAGGACCGGGCCGGCATGCATATCTCTCAAATCTCTTTTGAGGATACGATCGATCTTACCCCAGAGAGGAGACTCATCAATAGCCGGGATTACCGCATCGCCAGGCACACATACTCGTTCATGCTCACATCACGGGGTTGTCCCTTTCATTGCGCTTTTTGCGGCAAGCCTCCTGTGCCT
- a CDS encoding tetratricopeptide repeat protein, which translates to MIGKSESGSGYHGFVIDQESGKRVVEGCSVRGSYEEELKKADRFISYEPDNQMFRVEKAYALLNLKRYAEALDAFDKVIAQKPDYADAWYGKGATLENLKRCDQAIEAFDRAVILKPDLGMAWYEKGRCLTWLKRYKEAVTTLDKSVELMPGYADAWYMKGFALENLKQYDEANNAFNRAVEAKPDWAAAYGEKGYNLTQLRRYEEAISAFDKVIELSPDYADAWDAKGNALKALGRDEEASKCIAKARELRGKK; encoded by the coding sequence GTGATCGGTAAATCAGAGTCCGGCTCAGGGTATCATGGGTTCGTTATTGACCAGGAGAGCGGCAAACGGGTTGTGGAGGGCTGCTCCGTTCGGGGAAGCTACGAAGAGGAGCTGAAGAAGGCCGATAGATTTATAAGCTACGAACCCGATAACCAGATGTTTCGGGTGGAAAAGGCGTATGCGCTTCTCAATCTGAAACGATACGCAGAAGCGCTCGACGCTTTTGATAAGGTCATAGCGCAGAAACCCGATTACGCGGATGCATGGTACGGGAAAGGCGCCACACTTGAAAACCTGAAACGATGCGATCAGGCAATCGAAGCCTTCGATAGAGCCGTAATACTAAAACCCGACCTGGGAATGGCCTGGTATGAGAAGGGGCGGTGCCTAACCTGGTTGAAACGCTATAAGGAGGCGGTAACAACTCTCGATAAGTCCGTAGAGCTTATGCCCGGTTATGCCGATGCCTGGTATATGAAAGGTTTTGCGCTCGAGAATCTCAAGCAGTATGACGAGGCGAACAACGCTTTCAACCGCGCAGTGGAGGCAAAACCCGATTGGGCAGCAGCCTATGGCGAGAAGGGATATAACTTAACCCAACTGAGACGGTACGAGGAAGCCATCTCTGCTTTTGATAAAGTTATAGAACTTTCACCAGACTATGCCGATGCATGGGATGCGAAGGGGAATGCCCTTAAAGCCTTGGGAAGAGATGAGGAAGCATCAAAATGTATCGCTAAGGCGAGAGAACTAAGAGGTAAGAAATGA